The Apium graveolens cultivar Ventura chromosome 6, ASM990537v1, whole genome shotgun sequence genome contains a region encoding:
- the LOC141666099 gene encoding uncharacterized protein LOC141666099 has translation MSCTTIKGQALADFLLEFDYEIDDRAIVALYPPCLEGNFGPSQEEELSHPWWILYLDDAVNNEGAGACIILVSPEGHHLMSVVHFKFRATNNDVGYEALIIGLKISLEMGFMNLIVKNDSELVANQVNGGFQARGSRTEFHLRYAQHLPWNFKELRLEYVPREKDSNADALAKMGSQQEAVLLGSIPMEIQEVPSIPEV, from the coding sequence ATGTCATGCACGACAATCAAAGGACAAGCCTTAGCAGATTTTCTCTTGGAATTTGATTATGAGATTGATGACAGAGCCATAGTAGCCTTATATCCTCCTTGCCTTGAAGGAAATTTTGGCCCATCACAGGAGGAAGAACTTTCACATCCCTGGTGGATTTTGTATTTGGATGATGCAGTGAATAATGAAGGGGCAGGTGCATGTATAATACTTGTATCTCCAGAGGGACATCATCTAATGAGTGTTGTTCATTTCAAGTTCCGTGCTACAAACAACGATGTTGGATATGAAGCTCTGATCATTGGCTTGAAGATCTCTTTGGAGATGGGTTTCATGAATTTGATCGTCAAGAATGATTCAGAGTTGGTTGCGAACCAGGTGAATGGGGGATTCCAAGCCCGAGGATCCCGAACAGAGTTTCACTTGAGGTATGCACAACATTTACCTTGGAACTTTAAGGAATTGAGGTTAGAATATGTACCACGAGAGAAAGACAGTAATGCAGATGCCTTGGCCAAAATGGGATCTCAACAGGAAGCCGTGTTGCTAGGCTCCATACCTATGGAAATTCAGGAAGTTCCAAGTATTCCAGAGGTGTAA